From a region of the Helianthus annuus cultivar XRQ/B chromosome 5, HanXRQr2.0-SUNRISE, whole genome shotgun sequence genome:
- the LOC110942730 gene encoding uncharacterized protein LOC110942730 → MVYGKGCHLPMELAHRAYWAIKMVNANYDEAGRVRKLQLNEIEEIRDQAYECASAYKDKLKKVHDAKIKKKNFEVGQKVWLYNSRLKMFAGKLKSKWMGPYVIRRVGRFGDVDIQDEQTNKQQTVNGHRLKPYLEGNDINHLELDKVGYILLPLDDEETWKRSRFGVCTYLV, encoded by the coding sequence ATGGTGTACGGAAAAGGGTGCCATTTGCCTATGGAGTTAGCACATCGGGCATATTGGGCGATTAAAATGGTGAATGCAAATTATGACGAAGCGGGTCGAGTGCGAAAGCTACAATTGAATGAGATTGAGGAAATACGGGATCAAGCCTATGAGTGTGCATCCGCATATAAAGACAAACTGAAGAAAGTTCATGAcgcaaaaataaagaaaaagaacttcgaagtgggtcaaaaggtgtggttgTATAATTCAAGGTTGAAGATGTTCGCGGGAAAACTCAaaagcaagtggatgggcccTTACGTCATTCGAAGAGTGGGGAGGTTTGGAGATGTCGACATACAAGATGAACAAACCAATaagcaacaaacggtgaacgggcaTCGGCTCAAACCGTATTTGGAAGGTAACGACATCAACCATCTTGAGCTTGACAAAGTGGGTTACATTCTACTCCCATTGGATGACGAAGAAACTTGGAAGAGGTCCAGGTTtggtgtttgtacatatttagtTTAG